The genome window GGCTACTGCGCTCGGCGGGCGTGACCAGCTTGGTGGACGTGCGCACCGCCCCTGGCAGCCGCCGCAATCCGGACATGGCCAGGTCCGCGATGGAGCACTGGCTGCCACGGGAGAACATCGCCTACCGCTGGGACCGACGCCTGGGCGGGTTCCGGAAGCTTGCTCCCGAGTCGCCCGATCTCATGTGGAGGAACGAGGCGTTCAGGGCGTACGCGGGCCACATGCGCACTCCGGAGTTCGTCGACGCCGCGGACGACCTGGCCGAAGAGGCCCGCACCCGCACCACCGCGATCATGTGCAGCGAGTCCGTGTGGTGGCGTTGCCACCGGCGGATGATCTCCGACTTCCTGCAACTCACCCGCGGAATCGGTGTGCGGCACCTGATGCACGACGGCTCGACCACGGAACACCGGCCCATCCGCGGGGTACGGGTACGCGACGACGGACTGCTCGTCTACGACGGCGGCCAGCAGACGCTGGACAGCACTTGATGAACACCGAACGTGACAACCTGAGGTGGAGCCGCTCGTCACCGCCGAACTCCGACGGTCCGAATCAGGACTCCCCGCCCCGATCTTCCCCTGCGGCAGCAGCGCCAGGCTCGGCACGGCTCGTGATCTCGAAGCGGTACCGCCCGGTCAGCACACCGCCGGGATCCAACGGCAGGCGGTGGTGGAACGCCAGGGCCGGGCAGGCGCCGGGGTACTCCGCGCTTCGGACGAACCACGTCGCAGGGTCGGCATCCGCCGAAGCGAAGGTGACCACGGCCGTCTTCCCGGTGAACGTCAGGCTCCGAGCCGACGTGCCGTTGACGGCGTGCTCGCCGTCAGCGTCCTCAGTGGACACCGCGCCGTCGCGGAACGTCGCCGCCCCGCGCCAGAAGAGACCGCCGTAGCCCGCGCCGGAACGGCCGGCGGTCGCCGGGCTGCCCAGGTGCACGCAACGGTCGGAGACGTTGCGCAGCCGGTAGGACCAGTGCAGTACCCACTTGCCGACGCGCGGATCGACGCCGTCCACGCGCAGCACGCGCGCCTCCGCCAACACCACGCGGCCGTCGGCCGCCAGCCACGACAGCTCCTCGGTGAGTTCGCAGGAGTCGGCCGACACCGACACGTCCGCCCATCGGCGGTGGCGGATCTCGCCGTGGTCCTCGCGGTACCGGTAGCCCGAGCCGTCGACGTAGGTGGGTCCGCCCCAGAAGTTGTCGCCCTCCACGTCGGCGACCGCCATGCTGATGCCGAGGTGCCAGGGATGGTCCTCCGGACCCACCGCGGTGATCTCGTCACCCGCCAGGGTGCGGACCGGGTGCGCGTACGATCGCGGCGAGTCGGTGCGCGCGAGGTCCGGCCGGAAGAGGTAGCGCAGCAGGGTGGTGCCGCCGAAGCCCACGTCGACGGCATCGGCGGTCATGCACAGCGCCAGCTCACTCACGAGACGTGCTCCCGCTCGCCCATTCAATGCCCTGTTCCGAGAACAACGCCATGTCTTCCGCCGCCCTCCGGACGAACTCGTCGACGCCGTGGATGACCCGCCCCGAGTCGTCGTGCCAGTACCGAGGGGGAACGGGCCGGACCCGCTGCTCCTGCCGCACCGCGTCGACCACCGCCGTGAACGCGCCGCTGCGGTGCAGCGGAGCGAGCAGCGGTGTGGACCGCCCCGCCGCGATGTGGGCGAGCAGGTCCTCCAGCAGGTCGGTGCGGCCGTAGGTGCGTTGCCAGGACCCGGATTCGCGGGTTTCGACGGTCAGCCGGTCGCGCTCGTAGTGCAGGGCCGCCCGCCCCTCTTCGCCGTGCACCACGACGTAGGGGTCCTGATCACGCGGCCCGCACACGGTGGTGGCCACCACGACCGCGGTGGAACCGCCGAACCGCGCCCGCATGCAGGCGGTGTCGTCGGCTTCGATGTCGTGCGCGCGGTAGAGCTCCACCTCGACGCCGTCCGGAGTCCGTTCCGGCGAACCCGGTTGCGCGACCGCGAACGCCGTGGCGACCGCGTGCGCGAACGGGTTGGTCAGCGTGCCGTCCACGACCGCCTCGCCGTCGAGCCAGCGACGACCCGCCCAGGGTGCTCGGCGGTAGTACGCGAAGGGCCGCACCCAGACCCCGGCGCCGCCGATGCCGGTCACCGCGCCGAGCGCTCCCGAGCCGATCAGCCCGGTCAGTGCGGGAAGGGCGTGCGAACCGAGGCTCTGGAAGCCGACCTGCACCGACCGGCCCGCCTCCGCCGCAAGAGCGCACAGCTGCGACAGCTCGTCGCTGCTGGTCACCGGCGGCTTCTCCAGCAGGACATCGGTGCCGGCGCGCAGTGCCGCGGCGGCGAGCCTCGCATGCGTCGGGATGGGGCTCGCGATGACGGTGACGTCGATGTGGTGTCGCGCGAGGAGCTCGCCGAGATCGTCGTACACCGGGACCGGGCCGAGTTCGGCGGTGCGCACGGCCGGGGCCGGGTCGCAGGCCGCCGCCAGCCTCGCCTCGCCCGCCCGGCACAGCCGCCGCAGGTTGCGCAGATGCCAAGCGCCGTAACCGCCGACACCCACCAGCGCCACTTCGCGCAACGGACAATCCCATCCGTAGAAAGCGCTTGCTATCCGAGTAAGCTAGGCACCCGCTTGGCAACTGTCAACGCGGCGGCCCGCCGGCCGTGGAGGAGGACCGCGAAGGAGAGCCGATGGCCTCGACGCTCGCCGACGTCGCGGCACGGGCCGGGGTGTCCACCGCGACCGTCTCCCGGGTGCTCAACGGCAACTACCCGGTCTCGGCCGCGACCCGGGAACGGGTGCACCGGGCGGTCGAAGAGCTCAGCTACGTCGGCAACGCGCCGGCCCGCGCGCTGGCCGCGCACTCCTCCGACGTGATCGGCGTGATCGTCAGCGACGTCTCCGACCCGTTCTTCGGCATCCAGGCCAGCGGCCTGCAGTGGGAGGCCGCCGACTCCGGCCTGCTCGCGGTCATCTGCAACACCGCCGGTTCGCCCGCCGCCGAGCTGAAGTACCTCCGGCTGCTGCTGGGCCAGCGCATGCGCGCGATCGTGCTCACCGGCGGCGGAAGCGACGAGCCCGAGCACCTCGACGCCACCGCGGCGCTGATCGGCCAGGCGCAGTCGGCGGGTACGGCGGTCGTGCTCTGCGGCAGGCCGGCCCCGCCCGGGGTCGAGGCGCCGGTGATCGCCTACGACAACCGAGGCGGCGCACAGGCGCTGACCAGGCACGTGCTGGCCATGGGCCACCGCAGGATCGCCTACGTCGCCGGGCCGCCTGGCCACGGCACGACGCGAAGCCGCCTGGACGGCCACCGCGGGGCCCTGGCCAATGCGGGGCTGGGCGACGGTGCGACTCCGGTGGTCCACGGGGACTTCTCCCGCGCCTCCGGTTTCGACGCGGCGCTGGAGCTGATGCGCGTCGCGAGCGGCAGCACCGCCGTGGTCGTGGCCAACGACCTGATGGCGCTGGGCGTGATCGCCGCGCTGCGCCAGCACGGAGTGGCGGTGCCCGAAGACGTCTCCGTCGCCGGCTTCGACGATCTGCCCGCCGCGGTGGACGCGGTGCCCGCGCTGACCACCGTCCGGCTCCCGCTGCGGGAGGGCGCCAGGCGCGCAGGCCGGATCGCCGCCGGAGCCGAGCCGCTCACCGCCCCCGGCCGGATCCTGTGGATGCCCGCCGAACTGCTGGCCAGGGAGTCGGTGGCACCACCGGGCGCCGGACTTCCGCAGTGGGCTCCTCGCTGAGTGCCGGTCTCTGACCCCCCTCGCGTGGCGGCGTGGGTGGCGGTGGCGAGGGCGGTCCAAGCGGCTGCGCCGCTTCGAAGATCATCGAAGACAGGGTCTGAGGCGCGTCCGTCCGGCGGCGCGATCGCGAGCGCGGCCCGACTCGGGCGTGCCGCATTCGGCCGTTGACGCGCCCGGAGGCTACCTCTAGCCTTCCGCGGCAAGGCTAGTAAGCGCTTTCTACGCGGGCCGAACGCAGCGCGGAGGTGAACCCCGATGCGACGGAGCACGGGAACTGTCATCGGCGCGGCGGCGGTCGCGCTGGCCACGCTCGCGGCGTGCGCGCCCGGCACCGACTTCGGTCCGGCGAGCAACGGCTCCCCGCCCGGCCACCTGACCTACGCCTACTTCACCGACGGGCCCGACGAGAAGGTGACCCGCGACCTGATCGCCGAGTTCGAGCGGCGCACCGGCGCCACAGTGGACCTCCAGATACTTCCCTATTCCGAGCTGGAGCAGCAGTTGCAGGGCAGGCTGGCCGCGGGGCACGCGCCCGACATCGCCCGGCTGACCAACCTCAGCCCGTTCCGCAGCGACCTGCTGAACCTCTCGGCCAACGGCGCCGACATCGGCGACCAGTTCCTCGACCAGGCCCGGGAGACCACCAGCGGCCCCGCCGGGGAGACGGTGGCCGTCGCCAGCGACCTGACCATGAACGGCCCGCTGGTCAACACCGATCTGTTCGCCAGGGCGGGCGTGGCGTTGCCGCCGAAAGACCGGCCCGTGAGCTGGCCCGAGCTGCTCGCCAAGGCCAGAGAGGTGCAGCAGAAGTCCGGCTCGCCCTACGCCATCGCGTTCGACAAGTCCGGCGCCCGAGTCGCCGGCCTGTACAACCAGTTCGGCACGAACTACTTCGGCACCGACGGCGCGGTGCAGCTCGACCCCGCCAAGGCCGCCGCCGCCACGCGGCTGTTCGTGGACCTGAACAACGACGGCACGATGTACCGGGACTTCTGGGTGCAGTCGGGCACCAAGTACGAGGGCGCCGACGACATGTTCCTGCGCGAGGACGTGCCGGTCTACTTCAGCGGCAACTGGCAGATGGGCCAGTTCGACCAGGAAGCCCGGTTCGGCTGGACCGTGCTGCCGAACCCGTGCGCCGAGCGCTGCGGCGGGTTCCCCGGCGGCAAGTTCATGGTGGCGTTGCGCCAGACCACGAACCCGCGGCTGGCCGCCGAGTTCGTCGCGTTCATGAACTCCCGCCAGGCGCAGGAGAAGTACGCCGAGAAAGCGCACTTCCTGCCCACCCGCAAGGACCTCCTCGCCGAAGGCGTGGACTACCCCCGGCGCGACGCGGAGATGGACGTCTTCCTCGACGACGTCAGGCGGACCGATCCAGCCGCCTTCAGCTCTGCCTACAGCCCCGGCATGGACTCGACCGCCGACGCGGTGGTCGACGAGCTGGCAGCGGCGATCGTCGGCAGGCAGTCGGTGCCCGAGACCGTGGCGAGGATGCGGACCTCGGCGCAGGAGGCACTGGAGGCGTCCATCCCATGACGACCACCGAGTCCCCGCCCGCCACGAGCGTGCGACCGCCGTCGGCGCGCAAGCGGGGCGTCAAACCGTGGAACCAGCGCCTGGCGCCATACCTGTTCGTGCTGCCGAACATGCTGGTGTTCGGGGTCTTCATCATCTACCCGGCGCTCAACGGCTTCAACATCAGCCTCTACAACAGCAACAACGGCCGGGCCTTCACGCCGGTCGGCACCAAGAACTACCGCAGGCTGTTCACCGACGAGGAGTTCTGGCAGGCCGCCGGCGCGACGGTGATCTTCGTGGTGGCCTTCGTCGCCGTCTGCACCGCGGCATCGATCGGCCTGGCGATGCTGCTGACCAAGCCGATCAGGGCCCGCGGCTTCTTCCGCGCCGTCTTCTTCCTGCCCGTGCTGCTCTCCCCGGTGGTGGTCGGGCTGCTGTGGAGCTGGATCCTGGAACGGCGTTCGGGCGCGCTCAACGCGATCCTCGGCGCGGTCGGGCTGCCCGAACCGGGTTGGCTGGTCAGCGGCCCGCTCGCGCTCGGCGCGACGGTCTTCGTCGGGGTGTGGGCGCACGCGGGCTTCTACACGCTGATCATGATGGCGGGTCTGCAGGCCATCGACAGCTCCTACTACGAGGCCGCGCACCTGGACGGGGCCGGGGCGTGGCACCGGTTCCGCCACATCACCTGGCCGCTGCTGCGGCCGACGACGCTGGTGGTGGTGATCCTGGCGATGATCGCAGGTTTCCAGTCCTTCGACTTCATCTACACGCTCAGCGGCGGCGGACCGCTCGGGGCCACGACCCTGATGGTGCAGTACATCTACGAGCACGCGTTCCAGTCGCCGATCCAGTACGGGCTGGCGGCCGCGGGCTCGGTGGTGCTGTTCTGCACGATCTTCGCGCTCACGGTCCTGAACTTCCTGTACGGCCGCAGGAAGGAGTCGATGTGATCGGCGCGCTGCGTCCGGACCGCCGCAAGTCTCCGGCGCCGTCGTGGACCGGAACCTCCGGAGGACCTCCGCCGAGAACCGGCCAAGTGCTCACCTACGCCGCGCTGATCGCGCTGAGCGTGCTGGTGCTGGCACCGGTGGTGTGGTCGGTGCTGGCGTCGTTCAAGACCCGCACCGAACTCGCGGCGCGACCGCCGAGCCTGCTGCCCGAGACATTCCGGCTGGACAACTACACCGGTGCGCTCTCGGAGTTCGACTTCGGCGTCTACGTCACCAACAGCGCGATCGTCACGGTGGGCGCGACGGTGCTCACCCTGGCGATCAACGCGATGGCGGCCTACGCGCTGGCGAAGTACAACTTCCGCGGCCGCAACGCCCTGTTCCTGGTCACACTGGGCACGATCATGATCCCGTTGCAGATCATCCTGATCCCGCTGCACCAGGTCGTCGCGCAGCTCGGGATGACCAACTCGCTGCTCGGCATGATCATCCCGCCCGCCGCCACCCCCACCGGGGTCTTCCTGCTGCGCCAGTACATGCTCACCATCCCGGACGAGCTGATCGAGGCCGCCAGGGTGGACGGCGCGGGCGAGCTGCGGATCTTCCTGCGCCTGGTGCTGCCGCTGTGCCGTCCCGCGCTGGCGGTGGTGACGATCTTCTCGGTGATCTGGCGGTGGAACGACTTCCTCTGGCCGCTGGTGATCGCGCAGTCGCAGGACCTCTACACCCTGCCGGTGGCCATCGCGCAGTTCAACAGCCAGGAAGTGGTGCCGTTCAACTACATCCTGGCGATGTCGGTGGTCAGCATGATCCCGGTGGTCATCTTCCTGATCCTCCAGAAGCACGTGGTGCGCGGTATCGCGCAAACCGGACTGAAGTGAGGTTGGCAACCATGACCGGACGCACCGTGCACCGGCTCGACGAGGCAGGCACCGTCCGCGACTGGCTGGTGGCGGGAGCGTGGGCCGAGCCGGTCGCTGCCCTGCCGGACCTGGTGCCCTCGACCGGATCGCCCTGGGGCCGCGACGGCAGATGGGTGCTCACCAACGGCCCGGACGTCACCCCGCTGAAAGCCCGGCTCTACCAGGCGGCGCCCTTGCGCGAGCAGGTGCCGCCCGAGGTCGTCGAAGGCGGCCCCGTCAGCTACACGGGCCCGGACGGCTCCGCGCACACCGGCACCTGGCGACGGACGCACACGGCCGGGGACGGTCTCGTCGACTGGAGCGAGTTCTGCTTCACCCCGCAATGCCGGGTCGCACTCGCGGCGACCGCGCTCGAGGTCGACCAGGCGGAGTGGCGGACGCTGCGGTTGGCGAGCACCGGGCCGACGCTGCTCTACGTCAACGGTGAATGCGTGGCGCGCTCGGAGTCGGTGGCCTACATGGAGCCCGCCGAGCAGACGACGAGGGTGTGGCTGCCACCGGGCGTGAACGAGGTCGTGGTGTGCTCCTGGCAGGTCGGGTTCCGGGAGTGCCGCCAGATCGTCCGGCTGCGCGTCGAGGGCCTGCCGGTCCGGGTCGTGCTGCCCAGCCCAGGAGCCGACGAACGGCTCGGCGAGCTCGCCGAGCAGGTGCTCGACTCGGTCGGCACGCCGTCGTGGAGCAACCTCGGCACCGAGGTCGAGCTGCACGGGCCGGACGGACCCGCGCTGCGCGTCGAGGTCGGCGGCGCCGGCAGGCAGGTCCGGCTCGACGGTGGGAAGGCGGTCGTCGAGCTGCCTCCGCCCGACTCGGGCGAGCGGGACTCCGCGTCGATGCTCAGCACCGGGGAAGCCGTTCTGCGGGTGTTCCTGGACGACGAGCGCTCCCCCGTCTTCCGCGAGTTCCCCGTCCGGCTGCTGCTTCAGCACTACCGCGCCGAACCCGTCGGCGATGAGCAGGCGTGGCGCCGCGAGCTGCTGGAGCACGCCCGCACCCAACCGAACGGATGCGCCGCCGAGCTCGCCTCGGCCGCCCTCGACCCCGGCCACCGGCTGCACGCCGAGTCGCTCGACCGATCGCTGTGGATGATCGAGAACCGGGCCGACTGCGCCGACTTCGAGGCACTGGGACTGCTGCACCTGTGGCACCGGCTGCCCGAGCACACGTGGCCCGAGGCCGTACGCGCGCGGGTGGCCGACGCCCTGCGCGGGTTCAAGTACTGGATCGACCAGCCCGGCCTGGACGCGATGTGCTACTTCACCGAGAACCACCAGCTCGTCTGGCACACCGCCGAGCTGCTGGCCGGCCAGACCTTCGCCGGCGAGGTCTTCGCGAACTCCGGCTGGACCGGCAGACAGCACGCCGAGCACGGCCGGGAGCTCGCCGAGAAGTGGCTCGTGCGCAAGCTCGCGGCCGGATTCAGCGAGTTCGACTCCAACGCCTACGTCGCCGTGGACGTACTCGCGCTGGTCTCCCTGGTCGAGTTCGCCGAGGATGCCAAGCTCGCCGAGCTGGCCGCGGGACTGCTCGACAAGACCCTGTTCACGCTCGCGGTCAACTCGTGGCGCGGCGCCCACGCATGCGCGCACGGCAGGTCGTACGTGCATACCCAGCGCAGTGCGCGGATGGAGGAAACCGCGTCGATCATGTGGGTCTGCTGGGGCACCGGCGCGTTGAACGCCGCCACGCTGCCCGCCACCGTGCTGGCCACCGCCGACCGCTATACCGTGCCCGAGGCGATCGTAGCTGCCGCGCAGGAGCTTCCGGAGGAGTGGACCGGCAGACAGCGCTACGCGGGCGAATACCGCTCGCACCACGATCTGCTGTCCCGGCCGTACGCGTCTGACCTGCTGGTCTACAAGACGCCGGACGCGATGCTGTCCAGCGTGCAGGACTACCGCAGCGGTCTTCCCGGCCTGCAGGAGCACGTCTGGGGTGCCGTCCTCGGGCCGGAGACGCAGGTGCACGTCACCCATCCACCGAGCGCGGCGACGCACTCCTCGGCACGGCCGAACGCGTGGGCGGGACACCGCGTCCTGCCCCGCGCCCGCCAGCACACCGACACCGTCCTGGCGGTCCACGACATCCCGGATGACGACCCGATGGGCTTCACCCACGGCTGGTTCCCGCTGTCCACGATGGATGAATGGACGATGCGAGGTCCGTGGATCGCGGGCAGGCGCGGGGAGGGCTACGTCGCGCTGGCCACCGAAGGCGGCTGCCGCTTCCTGACCAGCGGGCCGAACGCGTGGCAGGAGCTTCGCCCTCGCGGGCCGGGTGTCGCGTGGGTGTGCGTGGTGGGCAGGGCGGCCACCGACGGCTCGTTCGCGGAGTTCGCCGACGCCCTCGGCGAGCCCGACTTCCGGCACGACGGCGTCGAATACTGCACGCGCCACGGCGTGCAGCTGGCTCTGCACCGCCACGGAGCCTTCACGATCGACGGTCGCGTCGCGGACCTGGACGACAACGGACGACCCGCCGAGCTACCGCACCTGGACAACCCCCTGTGCCGGGTCGACTTCGGCGCGCCGGAGATGGTGATCGGGCAGGGCGAGAGGCGGCACGTCATCGACCTGCGCACAGGACGTTCCCTACTCCGATAAGCGCACTGCTGCGCTAGGCGGCTTGATCACATCGCCACGGTCAGTGTCGCGAGTACGGCGATCACAGCGCTGGAGGTGAGTGCGGTGCCCAGTCGGCCGCGGCGGCCGGTGAGCGTGCGCCCCAGCAGTGCTCCGCCACTGGCGATGAGAAGCTGCCAGCTCGCCGACGCGGTGAACGCGGCGGCCACGAAAAGCAACCGCTCCGGCCAGGTGTCCGCGATGCTCGCCTGGCCGCCCACGACCACCGCGACGAAGTAGATGATCGTGGTGGGATTGAGCAGTGTCATCGCCACGAGCGCCGCATACGCGCGGGCAGGACTCAGAGAACCCTCAAAACGTCCGTCTGGCTGGGGATTCCGGTACCGGCGCACCGCGCCGACCGTGATCTGCACGGCCACCCCGACCAGCACGCCGGCTGCGATCCATCGCAGCCCGTCCGCGACAGGTGTGACCACCCGGACCAGCGCGCCGCCGCCGACCACGGCGACCAGCGCGTAGACGCCGTCCACAGTCGCGACGCCGAGCGCCGCGGCCACACCGACACGCCATGAGGTACGGGCAGTCAGCACGACGAGATAGGCACCGACCGCACCGACCGGGATCGCGATCCCGTACCCGGCCACCAGGCCCGCGACGACCGCGGCCGTCACGGCAGCAACGTGTCGCGCCTGCCCGACTGGATCGACTGCTGCTGGTCAGCCACGGACAGCCCACGAGCCAGCAGAGTTACCGGAATGGTCGCAGTCATGGTGCGATCGTGGCTGGTCGATCCTGGCCATCGCAATCCATTTGCCGCTTCAGCCACGCCATCTGTTCGTACACGGTGTCGCCGGGAACGTGGGGCACCCCGCCGGTGATGACGCGCATCGGCTCGCCGGAGTGGATCATCCGCTTGTAGGATTCACGGTCCTTTCAGCGAACAGCGTTCTTCAGACGATCCAGGGCGTCCGGCCACTGTCAGCCTGTCGGCTCTGACGTGCGGTCCTCGGCGCGGGGCCGTGTCCGTCGCCTGAGAACGAGAGGTGGGACTACCAGGGCGAGTGCGGCGATCCCGCCCCAGATGCCCGCGATGGCCCAGCCGGCCCCGGCGAGTGCGAGCACCGGGGTGAAGGTCACCGCGGTCACCTCGACCGGCAGCAGGGGCAGGTAGGCGATGGCGAAGTCCTCCAGCGTCCGGGAGCGCAGGCGCGGGTCGATGATGCGCAGCAACGCCAGGCCGGTGGAGACCGAACCGGTCGCCCAGCCCCAGGTGAAGATCTGCTTCTCGAACCACGCGTCGCCGAGCATGCGCGGCGCGACGCCGAGGCCGAGCAGCAGGCACAGCGCCAGCCCGACGACGAACAGGATGAGCAGCGGCAGCCAGTAGTCGGCGACGAAGCTGGGCACGATGGAGGCGATGCCGCAGACGACGAGCACGTCGGTGGCGCTGCCCGAGATCGACTTGAGCGACTCGGAGTCGACGAGCCGGCGCGTGCGGGTGGCCGACAGCAGCCCGCGCACCACCAGCCCGACCATGAACGCGATCGAGAACAGCGGGAACGACACCGCCGGGATGGCCTCGCCGAGGAGCGTGTTGACCCCGTAGGCCGCCGCGGAGATCACCAGGACGATCGCGGCCTGAAAGCCCAACGACTCGATCGCACCGCCCGAGAAGGTGTGCGTACCGATCGCGGGCCGTTCTCCCTCCGGCCGCAGGACTCCGGTGCGCAGGTGCTCGGGCAGCGCGTCCAGCCCTTCGAACTCCTTGGCGTAGCCGCGTTTCGCCCCGATCTTGGCCTGGATGATGCCGCCGACGATGCCGACCAGCAGCCCGACCGTCGCGGAGGTGAACGCCAGCGACTGCGCTTGCTCCCAGCCGCCTTCGCCGAAGACCGCGCCCATCGCCGCGGCCGAGCCGAACCCACCTGCCCAGCCGGCGAACAGCAGCAGGCCGAACCCGTCGTGCGTGCCGAACAGCGGGCCCAGCACCAGCAGACCGAGCACGACGCCGATGGCGACCTGGGCGGCGTAGAACAGGACGCCGTAGCTCGCGAACCCGGCCACCGAGCGACCGAGCCGCCGGAGGTCCACGTCGTCGGTCAAGGAGAGGCAGGCGAACACGACCACGATGAGCACCGACGAGTACGTGTCGAGCTGCTCGGAGAAGGGCAGCAGCCCCAGTCCCTCGGGGCCGAGCACGAGCCCGAGCACACCGGCGATCACGCTGGCCGGGACCAGCAAGGTCTGGAGCGGTCGCACGGTCGCCCGCAGCGCGGTGCCGACCAGGAGGAGAAGGCCGACGAGGCCGGCGTCCACCAGCAGTGACCAGGGTGAGTAGTCCACGGGCGTACTCCTACGGTGTTGGTGCGGTGCCCTCCGCTACCTGCTCGGCGGGAGGACTGTTCGTGCTGCCGCGGGCGGGGTCGTCCCCTCCGAAGCCGAGTGCTTGCCGGGCTGAGTGGAAGGCGCGTGCGACGACCGGCAGCAGGCCGAGCGGGTCTCCGTCTGCGACCCGGGCGCGCAACGGTGAGCGCGCGGTCGTGCCGGGAAGGGACAGGAAGCGCACGCCGGGCCAGGGCGTGAGCCCGAGGATCTCGGAGACGATCGCCACGCCGAGGCCGGCCGAGACCAGGCCCAGCATCGCCTGCTCGCTCTGCACGTGGGCCACCGGTTCGGCCGAGAACCCGGCTTCGGCGCAGGCCGCGGCGATCGCGTCGAAGGCGACCGGGGCGCGGTCGCGAGCGAACAGCACGATCCGTTCGTTCGCGACGCCGCGCAGGGACGCGGTGCCGGCCTCGGCCAGCGGGTGACCGATCGGCACGGCCAGCAGGAGCCGTTCGTCGGCGAGCACGATGTGGTCGGGTGAGTCGTCGGCCCACTCCCGGAGGATGGCGAGGTCGATGCGCCCGGCCGCGAGGGCGTGCCGCTGCTCGGAGCTGCCGAGGTCGACCACGACGGGGTCCCACTCCGGCAGCTCCGGCAGCAGTGCCGGGAGCAGGGCCGGGAAAGCGGAGGTCACCGCCGCGATCCGGACCGGGGTCCGCCCCGCCTCGCCGCGCACCAGGGTCCTGGTCTCCGCGGCGCGCCGCAGCAGGAAGAGGGCCTCCGGGTAGAGGACGTCGGCGGCGGAGGTCGGCCACA of Saccharopolyspora erythraea contains these proteins:
- a CDS encoding DUF488 domain-containing protein, whose amino-acid sequence is MTKATLLTVGHGTAVKEEIVRLLRSAGVTSLVDVRTAPGSRRNPDMARSAMEHWLPRENIAYRWDRRLGGFRKLAPESPDLMWRNEAFRAYAGHMRTPEFVDAADDLAEEARTRTTAIMCSESVWWRCHRRMISDFLQLTRGIGVRHLMHDGSTTEHRPIRGVRVRDDGLLVYDGGQQTLDST
- a CDS encoding PmoA family protein → MSELALCMTADAVDVGFGGTTLLRYLFRPDLARTDSPRSYAHPVRTLAGDEITAVGPEDHPWHLGISMAVADVEGDNFWGGPTYVDGSGYRYREDHGEIRHRRWADVSVSADSCELTEELSWLAADGRVVLAEARVLRVDGVDPRVGKWVLHWSYRLRNVSDRCVHLGSPATAGRSGAGYGGLFWRGAATFRDGAVSTEDADGEHAVNGTSARSLTFTGKTAVVTFASADADPATWFVRSAEYPGACPALAFHHRLPLDPGGVLTGRYRFEITSRAEPGAAAAGEDRGGES
- a CDS encoding Gfo/Idh/MocA family protein — its product is MALVGVGGYGAWHLRNLRRLCRAGEARLAAACDPAPAVRTAELGPVPVYDDLGELLARHHIDVTVIASPIPTHARLAAAALRAGTDVLLEKPPVTSSDELSQLCALAAEAGRSVQVGFQSLGSHALPALTGLIGSGALGAVTGIGGAGVWVRPFAYYRRAPWAGRRWLDGEAVVDGTLTNPFAHAVATAFAVAQPGSPERTPDGVEVELYRAHDIEADDTACMRARFGGSTAVVVATTVCGPRDQDPYVVVHGEEGRAALHYERDRLTVETRESGSWQRTYGRTDLLEDLLAHIAAGRSTPLLAPLHRSGAFTAVVDAVRQEQRVRPVPPRYWHDDSGRVIHGVDEFVRRAAEDMALFSEQGIEWASGSTSRE
- a CDS encoding LacI family DNA-binding transcriptional regulator; the encoded protein is MASTLADVAARAGVSTATVSRVLNGNYPVSAATRERVHRAVEELSYVGNAPARALAAHSSDVIGVIVSDVSDPFFGIQASGLQWEAADSGLLAVICNTAGSPAAELKYLRLLLGQRMRAIVLTGGGSDEPEHLDATAALIGQAQSAGTAVVLCGRPAPPGVEAPVIAYDNRGGAQALTRHVLAMGHRRIAYVAGPPGHGTTRSRLDGHRGALANAGLGDGATPVVHGDFSRASGFDAALELMRVASGSTAVVVANDLMALGVIAALRQHGVAVPEDVSVAGFDDLPAAVDAVPALTTVRLPLREGARRAGRIAAGAEPLTAPGRILWMPAELLARESVAPPGAGLPQWAPR
- a CDS encoding ABC transporter substrate-binding protein; translated protein: MRRSTGTVIGAAAVALATLAACAPGTDFGPASNGSPPGHLTYAYFTDGPDEKVTRDLIAEFERRTGATVDLQILPYSELEQQLQGRLAAGHAPDIARLTNLSPFRSDLLNLSANGADIGDQFLDQARETTSGPAGETVAVASDLTMNGPLVNTDLFARAGVALPPKDRPVSWPELLAKAREVQQKSGSPYAIAFDKSGARVAGLYNQFGTNYFGTDGAVQLDPAKAAAATRLFVDLNNDGTMYRDFWVQSGTKYEGADDMFLREDVPVYFSGNWQMGQFDQEARFGWTVLPNPCAERCGGFPGGKFMVALRQTTNPRLAAEFVAFMNSRQAQEKYAEKAHFLPTRKDLLAEGVDYPRRDAEMDVFLDDVRRTDPAAFSSAYSPGMDSTADAVVDELAAAIVGRQSVPETVARMRTSAQEALEASIP
- a CDS encoding carbohydrate ABC transporter permease, which codes for MTTTESPPATSVRPPSARKRGVKPWNQRLAPYLFVLPNMLVFGVFIIYPALNGFNISLYNSNNGRAFTPVGTKNYRRLFTDEEFWQAAGATVIFVVAFVAVCTAASIGLAMLLTKPIRARGFFRAVFFLPVLLSPVVVGLLWSWILERRSGALNAILGAVGLPEPGWLVSGPLALGATVFVGVWAHAGFYTLIMMAGLQAIDSSYYEAAHLDGAGAWHRFRHITWPLLRPTTLVVVILAMIAGFQSFDFIYTLSGGGPLGATTLMVQYIYEHAFQSPIQYGLAAAGSVVLFCTIFALTVLNFLYGRRKESM
- a CDS encoding carbohydrate ABC transporter permease — translated: MLTYAALIALSVLVLAPVVWSVLASFKTRTELAARPPSLLPETFRLDNYTGALSEFDFGVYVTNSAIVTVGATVLTLAINAMAAYALAKYNFRGRNALFLVTLGTIMIPLQIILIPLHQVVAQLGMTNSLLGMIIPPAATPTGVFLLRQYMLTIPDELIEAARVDGAGELRIFLRLVLPLCRPALAVVTIFSVIWRWNDFLWPLVIAQSQDLYTLPVAIAQFNSQEVVPFNYILAMSVVSMIPVVIFLILQKHVVRGIAQTGLK
- a CDS encoding LysE/ArgO family amino acid transporter yields the protein MTAAVVAGLVAGYGIAIPVGAVGAYLVVLTARTSWRVGVAAALGVATVDGVYALVAVVGGGALVRVVTPVADGLRWIAAGVLVGVAVQITVGAVRRYRNPQPDGRFEGSLSPARAYAALVAMTLLNPTTIIYFVAVVVGGQASIADTWPERLLFVAAAFTASASWQLLIASGGALLGRTLTGRRGRLGTALTSSAVIAVLATLTVAM
- a CDS encoding proline racemase family protein; translation: MIHSGEPMRVITGGVPHVPGDTVYEQMAWLKRQMDCDGQDRPATIAP